A region of Chlamydia crocodili DNA encodes the following proteins:
- a CDS encoding YitT family protein — MPHGTRLTKFSFPLYFSKTLSWFILGGFLAACGVQMVLVPNELIDGGIVGLSLIASHFFGHKYLPFCLILFNLPFVILAFKQIGKYFVIQMMTAVIIFSCALWLIDSLPLWFGFNPIVFKGSEMETVVFGGAIIGVGCGLIIRHGGSTDGTEILGIIINKKRGYTVGQVILFANFFIFALAGIVYQNWHTAFVSFLTYGIATKVMDMVILGLEDTKSVTIITSSPRKLGHILMENLGVGLTYIHAEGGYSGEPRNVLYIVVERLQLSQLKEIVHREDPYAFIAIENLHEVINGKRTN, encoded by the coding sequence ATGCCCCATGGAACTCGTTTAACGAAGTTTAGCTTTCCTCTGTACTTTTCCAAGACCCTGAGTTGGTTTATTCTTGGAGGGTTTCTTGCTGCCTGTGGAGTTCAAATGGTCTTAGTCCCTAATGAACTTATCGACGGCGGTATTGTAGGTTTATCTCTTATTGCCTCCCATTTCTTTGGTCATAAGTACCTCCCATTCTGTTTAATATTGTTTAACTTGCCTTTTGTTATCTTGGCTTTTAAACAAATTGGTAAATATTTTGTCATTCAGATGATGACCGCTGTGATCATCTTTTCTTGTGCCTTATGGCTCATCGACTCTCTCCCTCTATGGTTTGGTTTCAATCCTATAGTTTTCAAGGGATCAGAGATGGAAACCGTAGTATTTGGTGGGGCTATTATCGGTGTGGGTTGTGGTTTGATTATCCGTCATGGAGGATCTACAGATGGCACTGAGATTCTAGGTATTATCATCAACAAGAAAAGAGGCTATACTGTTGGTCAGGTTATCCTCTTTGCGAACTTTTTCATCTTTGCGTTAGCCGGAATTGTTTATCAAAATTGGCACACAGCATTCGTTTCATTCTTAACTTATGGTATTGCTACAAAGGTTATGGATATGGTGATTTTAGGACTTGAAGATACTAAGTCCGTAACTATTATCACTTCTTCTCCAAGAAAACTAGGCCATATTCTTATGGAGAATTTGGGTGTTGGTCTTACTTATATCCATGCTGAAGGTGGATATTCTGGAGAACCTAGAAATGTTCTTTACATTGTTGTAGAACGCTTACAGCTTTCACAACTTAAAGAAATTGTCCATAGAGAAGATCCCTATGCATTTATTGCAATTGAAAATCTTCATGAAGTAATTAATGGTAAACGCACGAATTAA